One part of the Solanum dulcamara chromosome 3, daSolDulc1.2, whole genome shotgun sequence genome encodes these proteins:
- the LOC129882479 gene encoding uncharacterized protein LOC129882479 isoform X2 encodes MLVPSLPPSPSFLLSSSSSPAIPSNLNVTDIGSERWAMAEKVTQNILRRVQPTTVSEKRRKDVIDYVQRLIRGSLGCEVFPYGSVPLKTYLPDGDIDLTTFGGTNFEDALANDMVSILEAEDKNRAAEFVVKDVQLIRAEVKLVKCIVQNIVVDISLNQIGGLCTLGFLEQVDRLIGKDHLFKRSIILIKTWCYYESRLLGAHHGLFSTYALETLVLYIFHFFHTTLDGPLAVLYKFLDYFGKFDWENYCVSLTGPVRISSLPESVVEMPENDGGDLLLSNDFVRYCLEKFSVPSKGGDLNSRTILQKYLNIIDPLKENNNLGRSVSKGNFYRIRSAINYGARKLESILLQSEDNIVEELYKFFPNTMDRHDSGERPDVQDRSNDFSLASPAPNFEPSKIEQGKFELSFASDGGTHGICKLNPDGSSCREDGHQKGIIEAHQSMLPLVAERHGKGSQLGYRLFGDAADLASSIENGLSISTDMPKLTDSSSKKCQSTRGMPYHAPHLFFANSLVCNREIKNEISHTKQFGNSEKSVPSGSSRPTNEGKDFTVHGLKQTVLDVKEAASSIPESYGCSGGDHLNWDLASTNGAEISSKALSDLSGDYDNYLKYLQYGRWFYEYTLNIPAMPVPQAPPSPYHIKYSWEAAQQPSYMKTNGFSHGSTNGVIPSQAFYPINPMLMHGMPYALEEMPKQRGTGTYFPNLNRPPQGYRPSMVKGRHQAGLRSPRTNGRATFTEMHTLERSFHEQLQSESSADQSNVHPLSSPHRRGHHSMTGMVLQTEGVVEFGSVGLVPLGTSISERSRQQKAVSSPTQHSSSVSPISAIQRSNSVFSEELDRVILKSSYHLKDEDDFPPLSF; translated from the exons GTGTTCCCTTACGGTTCTGTCCCATTAAAGACCTATCTTCCTGATGGAGATATTGATTTGACCACATTTGGTGGAACAAATTTTGAGGACGCTTTGGCTAATGATATGGTGTCTATACTTGAAGCAGAGGACAAAAATAGGGCTGCAGAATTCGTTGTAAAAGATGTGCAGTTGATTCGTGCTGAG GTTAAGCTTGTAAAATGCATTGTGCAGAACATAGTTGTTGATATTTCCTTAAACCAAATAGGTGGTCTTTGTACTCTCGGCTTTCTTGAGCAG GTTGATCGCCTCATTGGAAAAGATCATCTATTTAAACGCAGCATTATCTTGATAAAAACTTGGTGCTATTATGAAAGCCGGCTTCTTGGTGCTCATCATGGCTTGTTTTCTACTTATGCCTTAGAAACTTTGGTTCTGTAcatctttcatttttttcatacaACACTAGATGGTCCCTTAGCA GTTCTATATAAATTTTTGGACTACTTCGGCAAGTTCGATTGGGAAAACTATTGTGTTAGTCTAACTGGGCCTGTTCGCATATCCTCTTTACCGGAATCTGTTG TTGAGATGCCTGAAAATGATGGTGGTGATTTACTGCTCAGCAATGATTTCGTTAGATATTGTCTTGAAAAGTTTTCAGTGCCTTCTAAAGGTGGTGATTTAAATTCCCGGACAATTCTTCAAAAGTATCTTAACATAATTGATCCTCTAAAGGAAAATAATAATCTTGGTCGCAGTGTCAGTAAAG GGAATTTCTACCGGATACGAAGTGCCATCAATTATGGGGCTAGAAAGCTGGAAAGCATTCTTCTACAATCCGAAGATAATATCGTGGAGGAACTTTATAAGTTTTTCCCTAATACTATGGATCGGCATGATAGTGGAGAGAGGCCTGATGTTCAAGATCGGAGCAATGACTTCTCTCTTGCCTCTCCTGCTCCAAATTTTGAACCATCAAAAATAGAGCAGGGAAAATTTGAATTAAGTTTTGCTAGTGATGGTGGAACACATGGAATTTGTAAGCTCAATCCCGATGGATCTTCTTGCAGAGAAGATGGACATCAGAAAGGCATTATCGAGGCACATCAATCTATGCTGCCGTTGGTGGCAGAGAGGCATGGAAAGGGAAGCCAGTTGGGTTACCGTCTTTTTGGTGATGCAGCAGATCTTGCTAGCTCCATTGAGAATGGCCTTTCAATATCTACAGATATGCCTAAACTGACTGATTCAAGTAGCAAAAAGTGCCAATCAACTCGGGGTATGCCTTATCATGCACCTCATCTATTTTTTGCCAACTCCCTGGTGTGCAATAGGGagataaaaaatgaaatttccCATACGAAACAGTTTGGCAACTCTGAGAAGAGTGTTCCATCTGGGTCATCGCGGCCTACTAATGAGGGAAAGGATTTTACTGTCCATGGCTTGAAGCAGACTGTATTGGATGTTAAAGAAGCTGCCTCTTCTATTCCAGAATCTTATGGTTGCTCTGGAGGAGATCATTTGAACTGGGATTTGGCGTCAACAAATGGTGCTGAAATTTCTTCGAAAGCTTTGTCTGATCTAAGTGGGGACTATGATAATTACTTGAAGTATTTGCAGTATGGGCGCTGGTTTTATGAATATACCTTGAATATTCCTGCTATGCCTGTACCTCAAGCACCACCATCTCCGTATCACATTAAGTACTCATGGGAAGCTGCTCAGCAGCCGTCATATATGAAAACAAATGGGTTTTCTCACGGGAGTACAAATGGTGTTATCCCAAGTCAAGCATTTTACCCCATAAATCCAATGTTAATGCATGGTATGCCTTATGCCTTGGAAGAGATGCCAAAGCAACGGGGAACTGGGACATATTTCCCGAATTTG AATCGTCCTCCACAAGGTTATAGGCCATCAATGGTGAAGGGTAGACATCAGGCAGGATTGAGATCTCCCCGAACTAATGGCCGGGCAACTTTCACAGAGATGCACACACTTGAGAGAAGCTTCCATGAACAGCTGCAATCTGAATCTTCTGCTGATCAAAGTAATGTCCACCCTTTGTCATCCCCTCATAGGAGGGGACACCATAGCATGACTGGTATGGTTTTACAGACCGAGGGAGTCGTTGAATTTGGTTCTGTTGGCTTGGTGCCTTTGGGAACAAGTATCTCTGAAAGGAGTAGGCAACAAAAAGCTGTTTCTTCTCCTACTCAACACTCCAGCTCAGTATCTCCAATATCTGCAATACAGAGGTCAAATTCTGTTTTTAGTGAGGAACTTGATAG GGTTATCCTCAAGTCATCATACCATCTAAAAGATGAAGATGATTTCCCTCCTTTGTCTTTCTGA